A region from the Arachis ipaensis cultivar K30076 chromosome B01, Araip1.1, whole genome shotgun sequence genome encodes:
- the LOC107632711 gene encoding LOW QUALITY PROTEIN: L-type lectin-domain containing receptor kinase S.1 (The sequence of the model RefSeq protein was modified relative to this genomic sequence to represent the inferred CDS: inserted 2 bases in 1 codon), which translates to MDTLQFFLFIFQLLLCLNPISAVDFLFNSFTGITNTTNVTLIADALVDSSVVRMTNDSNQYSFGRAFYPKKVTIKKPFPSSSSSSNFSSFSASFVFSILPQIPTSPGFGLAFVLCNXGLFTNATSPPLFPLLAVEFDTGQNPEFGDPDDNHLGIDLNNIVSKKTQSAGYYNSTGGFVPLRMRTGQNVHAWIDFDGETMQINVTVAPAGLPRPMKPTLSYTDPEMANYLSSDMFVGFSASKTNWIEEQRVLAWSFSTLGSARDINTTNLPAFQPTTSSSSLSGGAIAGIVLGCVAFVAILVSICYLWWRKKMKEQEEEIEDWELEYWPHRFSYDELRTATGEFRRENLLGSGGFGRVYRGMLQNKTEVAVKCVNHDSKQGVREFMAEISSMGRLQHKNLVQMRGWCRKGNELMLVYDFMPNGSLNKWVFDNPPKLLEWGRRRRVLVDVAEGLNYLHHGWDQVVIHRDIKSSNILLDSEMRGRLGDFGLAKLYQQGEVPNTTRVVGTLGYLATELATVAVPTSASDVYSFGVVLLEVACGRRPIETSAAEEEVVLIDWVRELYARGRMCDAADPRIEGEYEVGDMEMVLKLGLACCHPEPQRRPTMKEVVAVLVGDNVAEEPGKVLSDLVRGDGGGPEKEEETTALQGNLPD; encoded by the exons ATGGACACCCTCCAATTTTTCCTCTTCATATTCCAGCTTTTACTCTGCCTCAACCCAATCTCCGCGGTGGACTTCCTCTTCAACTCCTTCACTGGCATCACCAACACCACCAACGTGACCCTCATCGCCGACGCACTCGTAGACTCCTCCGTCGTCCGCATGACCAACGACTCCAACCAATACTCCTTCGGCAGAGCCTTCTACCCTAAAAAAGTCACCATCAAGAAAcccttcccttcttcttcttcttcaagcaaCTTCTCTTCCTTCTCAGCCTCCTTCGTCTTCTCCATCTTGCCGCAGATCCCGACGAGTCCCGGCTTTGGCCTCGCTTTCGTTCTCTGCAA CGGTCTCTTCACCAACGCCACCTCACCTCCCCTGTTCCCGCTCCTCGCCGTCGAGTTTGACACAGGCCAGAACCCTGAGTTCGGCGACCCCGACGACAACCACCTCGGCATCGACCTCAACAACATCGTCTCCAAGAAAACTCAGTCCGCAGGGTACTACAACTCCACCGGAGGATTCGTCCCCCTTCGAATGCGAACGGGACAGAACGTTCACGCTTGGATCGATTTCGACGGCGAGACTATGCAGATCAACGTCACCGTCGCTCCGGCGGGCCTTCCCCGCCCGATGAAGCCAACTCTCTCGTACACAGACCCGGAAATGGCGAACTACTTGTCTTCTGATATGTTCGTTGGGTTCTCTGCTTCGAAAACCAATTGGATCGAGGAACAGAGAGTACTCGCATGGAGTTTCAGCACTTTAGGTTCCGCAAGAGACATAAACACAACTAATTTACCAGCTTTCCAGCCTACAacctcctcttcctctctctccggCGGCGCAATCGCCGGAATCGTTCTCGGCTGCGTCGCTTTCGTGGCAATCTTGGTCTCGATCTGTTACCTGTGGTGGCGAAAGAAGATGAAGGAGCAAGAAGAAGAGATCGAGGATTGGGAACTGGAGTACTGGCCCCACAGATTCTCCTACGACGAACTCAGAACCGCAACGGGAGAATTCAGGAGGGAGAATCTTCTAGGCTCCGGCGGGTTTGGAAGAGTATACAGAGGAATGCTTCAGAACAAAACAGAGGTTGCGGTGAAATGCGTCAACCACGACTCAAAGCAAGGCGTGAGGGAATTCATGGCGGAAATTTCAAGCATGGGGAGACTGCAGCACAAGAACTTGGTCCAAATGAGAGGGTGGTGCAGAAAAGGAAACGAGCTTATGCTGGTTTATGACTTCATGCCCAACGGGAGCCTCAACAAGTGGGTGTTTGACAACCCGCCGAAGCTTCTAGAATGGGGGAGGAGGCGAAGGGTGCTCGTCGACGTGGCGGAGGGGCTCAACTACCTTCATCACGGGTGGGACCAG GTTGTTATTCACAGGGATATTAAGTCTAGTAATATCTTGCTAGACTCTGAAATGAGGGGGAGGCTTGGGGACTTTGGTTTGGCGAAGCTATACCAGCAGGGGGAGGTTCCCAACACCACGCGTGTCGTTGGCACATTGGGGTACCTCGCGACAGAGTTGGCTACCGTGGCGGTGCCAACTTCGGCAAGTGATGTTTATAGTTTTGGAGTGGTGCTTTTGGAGGTGGCATGTGGGAGGAGGCCCATTGAGACGTCGGCGGCGGAGGAGGAGGTGGTGCTAATTGACTGGGTGAGGGAGCTGTACGCCCGGGGGAGGATGTGTGACGCTGCGGACCCGAGGATTGAAGGGGAGTATGAGGTTGGGGACATGGAGATGGTGCTCAAGCTTGGGTTGGCTTGTTGCCACCCTGAGCCTCAGAGGAGGCCAACGATGAAGGAGGTGGTTGCAGTGCTTGTGGGGGACAATGTTGCGGAGGAGCCGGGGAAAGTGTTGTCTGATTTGGTGCGTGGCGACGGTGGTGGTCcggagaaagaggaggagaccACGGCTTTACAGGGAAACCTTCCGGATTGA